The Xenopus tropicalis strain Nigerian chromosome 1, UCB_Xtro_10.0, whole genome shotgun sequence DNA segment GTGCCAGTACGGCCCCTCAGTCATGTTATAGGTGGGGCGGGGCAGATTCGGGTGGGTGGAGAAGGGGTGGGTTATGGTCGGGTGCAGGTCAACAAATAGTTGACCAGCACATCACTAACGGGGTTACATTAAAACCAAGGTAACCTAAAAGACATATAACCACTTAAAAAGTAACTGGCATCTCCACAGAGtcatttaatacaaaaaaattagaGTTTCAAAAAATAATTCGTGATAACAGATACATCAAACTCAGAGTTTAGGGTTGTCTAGTCCATAAAGTAAAGTTACATTATATTAAGGACTAGACAACCTTTTGGCATAATTCAAGACATGTTAGCCCCAGAGTGTTTAGGGCAGCAGACCCTGCAAATTGCAGTACTTATCAAATAGGAAAAAAgggcatacattttttttccagatctAATCCTTCGTCTCTATTAAATAAGTATTCAGTCTGAATAGTAACTCATGGCTATATCCATAACAATAATAAATGATGGATTATTATAGATGACAATTACAGACAAACAATATCACTGTATTACAGCCAGAGTTAAAGATGCAGTAACACAAATTCAGAAGAACAGAAAATCTCAGTTTAACGCCAGATATaagggaaaaacaaaacaaatatctgTTAACTGATAAATACTATTTTACAAAACTTACTTGAGGAAACTCCAGGCCAGGCAGGGGGACAGGCAGTGTAGTACACAGGTGGGCATGTTGAAAATAGAACACAGGCTGGGTTCTAGTGCTGTAGGACCGCCTCCATTTATCATGACTACCTTGTGCACCAGGTCAGGATATTCATGGGCCAAGAAAGTGCAGAAGGAAACCCTGTGTGTGTTTAAAAACAAgtaaataacaaaaatgtaagATGGACTGAGAACAAGTGGTGATGGTGTTTTTGGTGATCCTCAATTTTAGAGATTGATGTAAAGCCATAATTCTAAAACTTTTTCACCTAATCCTCACATGGTTCTCCGAACCAACAGGCAGACATACCAACTTAAAGCATCGCCACTGTAATTTCAATTAAGATCACAGGTTTTGCAAATACTGTTATACTCTTATATCATTAGTACAATCAGCTAATCAGCTGCTGGGGTAgaaaggggggtgggggtgatttaactccaacttgcagcagtaaTGTGTGTCTGAGGTTTAACAGAGCACAAGTCATGttactgagggcacctgggaaactaagattaTTACTAgccctgtttgctcttttaaaaaatagatttcagtgcaggatcttgttggagaagcactattaactgTCTCTGAATCTCTTTAATATGCAATAATGCATCATGCTTGcccaacatttataaataaaacatattttctttttctttctaaatctGTTGCTTTTCATCCTAGACCACCACCACTGCATTTTGATCTAACACATTCAGGAAGTGCAGTATAGCTTTATTTCTTAAGATAACATTTATTAACTTTAACAGGCCTGGAGGGTGTGGTGTCCCAAAGGCAATTAGGCAAGATGTTACAGCACTATGATGGCTTTTTCATTACAGTGAGTATCACACAGTGCCTGCTGCAGGCTCAAGGAAAATCACTATACCCTCCTGTCCCCCTTAAGAGACACAAGGCTGCTGGTCATGGGAAGCAACAAAGCTGCCCTtaactttaataataattaaaaagcctttatttactTCATAGCTTGAACAGACTTACATCTATTAAAAGTTTCCATTATAATCTAATATAGTTCTGATTAATTGAAAGCAATTATAAAAATCATTAAAGGGCTGTTGATTATTACATGCTGCTACAACTCACCCATAAGAATGTCCAACCAGGATGTTTCTTTTCTTGGCATAGCGTTTAAAAATGCACCTCATGTCTTCTGCAAGGGCATAGAAGCTGTAAGCAGCCCCAATCTGTGGAGCAGTGCTGGCTCCGTGCCCCACCAAATCTGGTGCCACTACTTCGTATCCAAGTTTggagaaaaagtccagttgctccTTCCAAATATCAAGGGATCCCCCAACTCCATGGATGAAAAACAGGACCACGTCAGAATGGGTGCCTTTGCAACAAGTCACCTGTCTTTGGCAGTCAACCATAATTACCTTCTTGGGTTTACGTTTTCTTCTCTTACCGGGAGGAGCATCACTCTCCTTTCCTCCTACTTCATTGCCTGTGCTAGTAAAATCAGACAGCTCCACCTCTAGTGTCCCTGCAGGCTCTGAATTACCATTTCGGCAATGCAAGATTTCTGAACGAAGAGTGGCCCCAAGATTCTCTATTACTAACTGGCCATTACGGTAAACAGTTATCCGGCGCTTGCAGTGGACCAATCCTTGCCCTCCATTTTTTTCTTCAACGAATTCTTCCTCCTCTCTACCACCAGGACAAGAAGGCAAGATATGTCGCACTCGTAAGACCCGGCCTGGCTTGACCTCCAGGAAATCATACCCATCACTGGTTTCTGACATTTCTACTGGACCCACAGAGTTGGGGGTTTTGCCTGTTAGGCAGTACATGATACGTTCTGCAATGCTGGTCAACATGATGATGCCTGCAATAAAAAGACAGAACAgaataaaaaacagcaacaacTTTGACAGCCCATACCCCGTCAGTTACAACAAACATTTACAGTGGTGTAATGGCTGAATCTGTACAGCAAAGGTTAACCTGCAGATTGTACACACCTTCAGTGGCATTTCAAGTTGCCCATGAAGCATTTCATGGGCAGTTTTATGGTACCTCTGCACTTGTTACATCTCCAGAGCGGGTCTTATAAGTTACTATGTACTGTGTTATTGTTTAATTGTTGTAGAGTCCAGCTGCAAGCACAACCCCTCTGAAACTCCCTTTTCCTACCCATAAACTCATTGTACTCCTGTTATGGATGAGCTAGCACAGTGTGCTTGTGTAAAGGGTATAAAAACCCCCCCAATCTTTTGTCTGATTATTCTGCTCAGAAGTCAACGTAATCCTTTATAAATAAACGTCTTCTACCCCAAATGACCTCTGGTATCTGAAGTTCCATAACAGTGGtaacttttttaattttatttcattaaaatctGTAAAAGGACCTTAAAGGGTTgtttcacttttgagttaacatttaaaaTGATGCTGGGAGTAATATTCTAACacattttgcagttttgcagCTTTCTGGTCAGCAGTTCTGCGTTTTGgagattcagcagctatctgcttgctagggtctaaattaccagtggtctgaatgagacactggaatatgaataggagaagacctAAATGAaagaataagtaataaatagttacaataagaataaaattgtagtttcacggagcaatagctttttggtaGCAGGGGTCagcaacccccatttgaaagctagaaaaagttgcttagaactggccattctataacatactaaaagttaaaccacTCTCTTAACATAATATTAGCTTTAAGTACTAGAACAGATTTGTttaaggggaactctacccaaacacagctttttgaaaagtaaacataatttcaagcaactttgcaatatacaataattaaaaagtatggagccttttcatgattttaacgTAATAATGTATCTAACAGTAGTGAATTGTCTTtggcctgcctttagcctgcatcctccaaattccaCAGTTCCCTAGACACGTGATGCCAATagggaaaggaacatcatagtgcaatgcattgtgggttatgtagttcctgcatgctgtttgtaagctgtggagaagttgttacaatttgtaaaataaatgttttagtaccttctcccctgccaggctttaaaatgatgcagaaagaaaagaactgttttccAGCTGAATTCAGCAATAACATtcgtatttattcatactttttgaaggaacagattacagtgacaggtatattaggggtttctgtgttgtgtggggctcattAACACATTCCCCTTGAATATACTCTACTGAGTGAACATTTGCCTCAAGGACACCTCAACAAGTCAGTCTATTTCCTAGAAAATGCTTACAGAATGAAGTGTGCCATTGGGGTTGTATACTGAACTGTTATGAGAGGAAGTTTAACTGTTTTCTGTGTCCTTGTCCACCCAAGTACTTTTGAAGGTCTGAATTGATAAATGTAAACTTGAATTTGGTGGTGTAGTTATTGTAAGGATTGATGCTGACAAAAAGttgaaaaataatgcagctccacCAAATGATTGAATTCCCTGACTAATAATTTTTTAAGTGGACCAACAAAAATGACTTGAGAAAATCATGTGTAAATAAgatatggttttttttaatggaaatttaaaaaaaaatatatttcttttgctTAAAGTGGGATGGCTTTAGGTCAGATTCACACCTTGAGATGTCTATGGAAGCAATCTGCTCAAAGGTATTAGTTTACTGCAATATATACATGGCTGAATGCTGAGTGGGCAGTGTATAGCAGAAAGTTTGCAATGCTGCCTGGCAGAATATAGATTCCAATGATAAA contains these protein-coding regions:
- the abhd8 gene encoding protein ABHD8; protein product: MLTSIAERIMYCLTGKTPNSVGPVEMSETSDGYDFLEVKPGRVLRVRHILPSCPGGREEEEFVEEKNGGQGLVHCKRRITVYRNGQLVIENLGATLRSEILHCRNGNSEPAGTLEVELSDFTSTGNEVGGKESDAPPGKRRKRKPKKVIMVDCQRQVTCCKGTHSDVVLFFIHGVGGSLDIWKEQLDFFSKLGYEVVAPDLVGHGASTAPQIGAAYSFYALAEDMRCIFKRYAKKRNILVGHSYGVSFCTFLAHEYPDLVHKVVMINGGGPTALEPSLCSIFNMPTCVLHCLSPCLAWSFLKAGFARQGAKEKQLLREGNAFNVSSFVLRAMMSGQYWPEGDEVYHAELTVPILLVHGMHDKFVPLDEDQRMAEILLITFLKVIEEGSHMVMLECPETVNTLLHEFLLWEPETQSTAAEDTGNE